The following are encoded together in the Paludisphaera mucosa genome:
- a CDS encoding sialate O-acetylesterase, whose protein sequence is MLRMRNLRAAGLAAAVAVVGGWAGPARADVKLPAIFGDHMVLQRSLPLNVWGWAEPGEDVTVKFHGQTRTTKGGGDGKWSVVLEPVAAGGPFEMVVSGKNTVTFNDVLVGEVWVCSGQSNMQWSVAGSTDADLEIAAAKFPNIRLISVPQVGTQEPQKDFKGQWKVCSPETVGPFSAVGYFFGRQLYETLGVPVGLINDAWGGSACEAWVPREKLAADPKYKDLLASWEEREKGYEAAKKAYEDAKAQAKAEGKPGPKPQDDPDGLMKGNHRPGNIFNGVLLPTIGYGIKGAIWYQGESNAGRAYQYRDLFPLMIQAWRELWGQGNFPFYWVQLADFLPEKPEPGDSSWAELREAQTMTIRRLPNTGEAVIIDLGEAKDIHPKNKLDVAQRLARWALARDYGVNIPYQSPTYKAMEKHDGKVVLTFDHVAGGFAPFDVAEPRGFAIAGADKKFVWAQAKIVGPDKIEVWSDKVSQPESVRYAWADNPVCNLYSGVGLPLTPFRTDDWPGVTANATR, encoded by the coding sequence ATGCTTCGCATGAGAAACCTCCGGGCGGCGGGGCTGGCGGCGGCCGTGGCGGTCGTCGGCGGCTGGGCCGGGCCGGCGCGGGCGGACGTCAAGCTGCCGGCGATCTTCGGCGACCACATGGTCCTCCAGCGCAGCCTGCCGCTGAACGTCTGGGGCTGGGCCGAGCCGGGCGAGGACGTCACGGTCAAGTTCCACGGCCAGACGCGGACGACCAAGGGGGGCGGCGACGGCAAGTGGAGCGTCGTCCTGGAGCCGGTGGCGGCCGGCGGGCCGTTCGAGATGGTCGTCTCGGGCAAGAACACGGTCACGTTCAACGACGTGCTCGTGGGCGAGGTCTGGGTCTGCTCGGGCCAGTCGAACATGCAGTGGTCGGTGGCCGGCTCGACCGACGCCGACCTGGAGATCGCGGCGGCGAAGTTCCCGAACATCCGGCTGATCTCGGTGCCGCAGGTCGGCACGCAGGAGCCGCAGAAGGACTTCAAGGGCCAGTGGAAGGTCTGCTCGCCCGAGACCGTTGGGCCGTTCTCGGCGGTCGGCTACTTCTTCGGCCGTCAGCTCTACGAGACGCTCGGCGTCCCCGTCGGCCTGATCAACGACGCCTGGGGCGGCTCGGCCTGCGAGGCCTGGGTCCCCCGCGAGAAGCTCGCCGCCGACCCCAAGTACAAGGACCTGCTCGCCTCGTGGGAAGAGCGCGAGAAGGGCTACGAGGCCGCCAAGAAGGCCTATGAGGACGCCAAGGCCCAGGCCAAGGCCGAGGGCAAGCCCGGGCCGAAGCCCCAGGACGACCCCGACGGCCTGATGAAGGGGAACCACCGCCCCGGCAACATCTTCAACGGCGTCCTGCTGCCCACCATCGGCTACGGCATCAAGGGCGCGATCTGGTACCAGGGCGAGTCCAACGCGGGCCGCGCCTACCAGTACCGCGACCTCTTCCCGCTGATGATCCAGGCGTGGCGCGAGCTGTGGGGCCAGGGCAACTTCCCGTTCTACTGGGTCCAGCTCGCCGACTTCCTGCCCGAGAAGCCCGAGCCCGGCGACAGCTCGTGGGCCGAGCTGCGCGAGGCCCAGACGATGACGATCCGGCGCCTGCCCAACACCGGCGAGGCCGTCATCATCGACCTCGGCGAGGCCAAGGACATCCACCCCAAGAACAAGCTGGACGTCGCCCAGAGGCTCGCCCGCTGGGCCCTGGCCCGCGACTACGGCGTGAACATCCCCTACCAGAGCCCGACCTACAAGGCGATGGAGAAGCACGACGGCAAGGTCGTGCTGACGTTCGACCACGTCGCCGGCGGCTTCGCGCCCTTCGACGTCGCCGAGCCCCGCGGCTTCGCCATCGCCGGGGCCGACAAGAAGTTCGTCTGGGCCCAGGCCAAGATCGTCGGCCCGGACAAGATCGAGGTCTGGTCGGACAAGGTCTCCCAGCCCGAGTCCGTGCGCTACGCCTGGGCCGACAACCCTGTCTGCAACCTCTACAGCGGCGTCGGCCTCCCCCTCACCCCGTTCCGCACCGACGACTGGCCGGGCGTGACGGCGAACGCCACTCGCTGA
- a CDS encoding glycosyltransferase: MGVETDSLLLVLPVSFRRDQAGRLLFESQACNGLERWAENFGRLVVACPLAPGVARDGDETSEIYLPVDDLPSRDRIEFITLPTAYRMLAFAKAYRGARAALAAAIPRCQYLCFAIGGLFGDWASVAALEAHRQGRPFSVWTDRVEHQVIKKAYLESRGPRRFLRWVKNNLVISPMMASMERRVVSRADLGLFHGRDCYDGYAPISRRPFVVHNIHTKPEDRIDEAALREKLRRARAGEPLRIVYTGRAAGMKGPLDWVRVLADLHGRGVAFHATWLGDGPLLAEMREEVARHGLADRVDLPGFVGDRRRVMQAMRDSDLFLFCHKTPESPRCLIEALIAASPIVGYDSAFARDLLEDSADLALTPLDDPDALARRVAGFDADRQALVALMERCYELGGHYSDRAVFRHRSELIKTYLGVGDAGRVEAGV, encoded by the coding sequence ATGGGCGTCGAAACCGACTCGCTTCTGCTCGTGCTGCCCGTCTCCTTCCGTCGCGATCAGGCGGGCCGGCTCCTGTTCGAGTCGCAGGCTTGCAACGGCCTGGAACGCTGGGCCGAGAATTTCGGGCGCCTCGTGGTCGCCTGCCCGCTGGCCCCGGGGGTCGCCCGGGATGGCGACGAGACTTCCGAAATCTATCTCCCGGTCGACGACCTGCCTTCGCGCGACCGCATCGAGTTCATCACCCTCCCCACGGCCTACCGCATGCTCGCCTTCGCGAAGGCGTATCGCGGCGCCCGGGCGGCGCTGGCCGCGGCCATCCCCCGCTGCCAGTATCTCTGCTTTGCGATCGGCGGCCTGTTCGGCGACTGGGCGAGCGTCGCCGCGCTCGAGGCGCACCGCCAGGGGCGGCCCTTCTCGGTGTGGACCGACCGCGTGGAGCATCAGGTGATCAAGAAGGCCTACCTCGAATCGCGGGGGCCCAGGCGGTTCCTGCGATGGGTCAAGAACAACCTGGTCATCTCGCCCATGATGGCATCGATGGAGCGCCGCGTGGTCAGCCGGGCCGACCTCGGGCTCTTCCACGGCCGGGACTGCTACGACGGCTACGCGCCCATCAGCCGCCGACCCTTCGTCGTCCACAACATCCACACGAAGCCCGAGGACCGGATCGATGAGGCCGCGCTGCGCGAGAAGCTCCGCCGGGCGCGGGCCGGCGAACCGCTGCGGATCGTCTACACCGGCCGGGCCGCGGGCATGAAGGGGCCGCTCGACTGGGTCCGGGTCCTGGCGGACCTGCACGGCCGCGGGGTGGCCTTCCACGCCACGTGGCTGGGCGACGGCCCCCTGCTCGCCGAGATGCGCGAGGAGGTCGCGCGGCACGGCCTGGCCGATCGCGTCGACCTGCCGGGGTTCGTCGGCGACCGGCGGCGGGTGATGCAGGCGATGCGCGACTCGGACCTCTTCCTGTTCTGCCACAAGACGCCGGAATCGCCGCGCTGCCTGATCGAGGCGCTGATCGCGGCCAGCCCGATCGTCGGCTACGACAGCGCGTTCGCCCGAGACCTGCTCGAAGACTCGGCCGACCTCGCGTTGACCCCCCTCGACGACCCGGACGCGCTGGCCCGGCGGGTCGCGGGGTTCGACGCCGACCGCCAGGCCCTGGTCGCCCTCATGGAGCGATGCTACGAGCTGGGGGGCCACTACTCGGACCGCGCCGTCTTCCGGCATCGCAGCGAACTGATCAAGACGTACCTCGGCGTCGGCGACGCCGGACGGGTCGAGGCCGGCGTATGA
- a CDS encoding GDP-mannose 4,6-dehydratase, which produces MKTLVTGGAGFIGSHLVDRLLADGGEVTVLDNFDAYYPEARKRSNLEDASRSPGFRLVEADIRDASAVAGLFREFAPDAVVHLAARAGVRPSIEQPALYADVNVVGTVNLLEAACRIEPRPRFVYASSSSVYGDRDTAPFRETDSVDLPVSPYAATKKACELLAHTFHHLHGLPVTGLRFFTAYGPRNRPDLAIAKFTDLIDRGRPVPMFGDGSTRRDYTYVGDIVAGIVAAVDRCRSHQIYNLGNSSPIELHAMIAAIGEALGKEPIIDRQPEQPGDVRQTFADVSRAEAELGYRPKTTFAEGLREYVRWRAAMQGRLGAG; this is translated from the coding sequence ATGAAGACCCTGGTCACCGGCGGCGCCGGGTTCATCGGCTCGCATCTCGTCGACCGCCTGCTCGCCGACGGCGGCGAGGTGACGGTCCTGGACAACTTCGACGCGTACTATCCCGAGGCCCGCAAGCGGTCGAACCTCGAGGACGCCTCGCGATCGCCGGGCTTCCGCCTGGTCGAGGCCGACATCCGCGACGCCTCGGCGGTCGCCGGCCTGTTCCGCGAGTTCGCCCCCGACGCCGTCGTCCACCTCGCCGCGCGGGCCGGGGTGAGGCCCAGCATCGAGCAGCCGGCCCTCTACGCCGACGTCAACGTCGTCGGCACCGTGAACCTGCTGGAGGCCGCCTGCCGGATCGAGCCCCGGCCGAGGTTCGTCTACGCCTCCAGCTCCAGCGTCTACGGCGATCGCGACACGGCCCCCTTCCGCGAGACCGACTCGGTGGACCTGCCCGTGAGCCCCTACGCCGCTACCAAGAAGGCGTGCGAGCTGCTGGCCCACACCTTCCACCACCTCCACGGCCTGCCCGTCACCGGGCTCCGGTTCTTCACCGCCTACGGCCCCCGCAACCGGCCGGACCTGGCCATCGCCAAGTTCACCGACCTGATCGATCGAGGTCGGCCCGTCCCCATGTTCGGCGACGGCTCGACCCGGCGCGACTACACCTACGTCGGCGACATCGTCGCCGGGATCGTCGCCGCGGTCGATCGCTGCCGCTCGCACCAGATTTACAACCTCGGCAACTCCAGCCCGATCGAGCTGCACGCCATGATCGCGGCGATCGGCGAGGCGCTGGGCAAGGAGCCGATCATCGACCGCCAGCCCGAGCAGCCGGGCGACGTCCGCCAGACCTTCGCCGACGTCTCGCGCGCCGAGGCCGAGCTGGGCTACCGCCCCAAGACGACCTTCGCCGAGGGCCTCCGCGAATACGTCCGCTGGCGGGCCGCAATGCAGGGCCGCCTCGGCGCGGGCTGA
- a CDS encoding endonuclease III domain-containing protein yields the protein MPARRQAAPPAGAEPWDADEAFRRLREAVRGRPKAAVFDLRDRGFGSPFEVLVASLISARTRDETTLAVGLRLFPVAATPAAMVELGEARLAELIRPATFPEPKARDVVELSRRILDGHGGEVPATMEGLTAFRGVGPKIAALTLAAAFGVPIVPVDVHVHRIANRWGLVATRTPEQTMRALEAALPERYWIETNELLVPFGKFVCTGVSPRCSTCPLLAMCRRVGVTQSR from the coding sequence ATGCCCGCACGCCGCCAGGCCGCACCCCCGGCGGGCGCCGAGCCCTGGGACGCCGACGAGGCCTTCCGGCGGCTGCGCGAGGCGGTGCGCGGGCGTCCCAAGGCGGCGGTCTTCGACCTCCGCGATCGCGGGTTCGGCAGCCCGTTCGAGGTCCTCGTCGCCAGCCTGATCTCCGCCCGGACCCGCGACGAGACGACCCTCGCGGTCGGCTTGCGGCTCTTCCCGGTCGCGGCGACGCCGGCGGCGATGGTCGAGCTGGGCGAGGCCCGGCTGGCCGAGCTGATCCGGCCGGCGACCTTCCCCGAGCCCAAGGCTCGCGACGTCGTCGAGCTGTCGCGGCGGATCCTCGACGGCCACGGCGGCGAGGTCCCGGCGACGATGGAGGGGCTGACGGCCTTCCGCGGGGTCGGGCCCAAGATCGCCGCCCTGACGCTGGCCGCGGCCTTCGGCGTCCCGATCGTGCCGGTCGACGTCCACGTCCACCGCATCGCCAACCGCTGGGGGCTGGTCGCGACCCGCACCCCCGAGCAGACGATGAGGGCCCTGGAGGCCGCCCTCCCCGAGCGCTACTGGATCGAGACCAACGAGTTGCTGGTCCCGTTCGGCAAGTTCGTCTGCACGGGCGTCTCGCCCCGGTGCTCGACCTGCCCGCTGCTGGCGATGTGCCGCCGGGTCGGCGTGACCCAGAGCCGCTGA
- a CDS encoding tRNA adenylyltransferase, with protein sequence MADERIRRQIAFLAAQLMYRRTESEYFTAKRKAAKQLGVEYRFRPGDLPSNAEIRDQIQAMARMHEGPKRLDKLRAMRLEALRMMRKLARFRPRLIGSVWTGHVREGSDIDLHVFCDSQALVTDALDEHGLAYEVQHKRIVKYGEERVFTHIHVDDRFPFELTLYPEDKVHYVFKSSITGKPIERASIAALEAFLKAEDPEIDLDFEVERVEDHVDRFELYRLLLRPLEAVKQNPKHHPEGDALYHSLQVFELARDERGYDEEFLLAALLHDVGKAIDPSNHVGAGLQALEGTITPRTETLIALHMDALAYRQGTLGARARSRLEQSEEFEDLMLLRELDSRGRRPGAIVCELDEALAFIRDLAEEDEA encoded by the coding sequence ATGGCCGACGAACGCATCCGGCGGCAGATCGCCTTCCTCGCCGCCCAGCTGATGTACCGAAGGACCGAGTCCGAGTACTTCACCGCCAAGCGCAAGGCCGCCAAGCAGCTCGGGGTCGAGTACCGGTTCCGGCCCGGCGACCTCCCCTCCAACGCCGAGATCCGCGACCAGATCCAGGCCATGGCCCGGATGCACGAGGGGCCGAAGCGGCTCGACAAGCTCCGCGCCATGCGGCTGGAGGCGCTCCGCATGATGCGCAAGCTCGCGCGGTTCCGGCCCCGGCTGATCGGCAGCGTCTGGACCGGCCACGTCCGCGAGGGGTCGGACATCGACCTGCACGTCTTCTGCGACTCGCAGGCGCTCGTGACCGACGCGCTCGACGAGCACGGCCTGGCCTACGAGGTGCAGCACAAGCGGATCGTCAAGTACGGCGAGGAGCGCGTCTTCACGCACATCCACGTCGACGACCGCTTCCCGTTCGAGCTGACGCTCTACCCCGAGGACAAGGTCCACTACGTCTTCAAGAGCTCCATCACCGGCAAGCCCATCGAACGGGCCTCGATCGCCGCGCTGGAGGCGTTCCTGAAGGCCGAGGACCCCGAGATCGACCTGGACTTCGAGGTCGAGCGCGTCGAGGACCACGTCGACCGCTTCGAGCTGTACCGCCTGCTGCTGCGGCCGCTCGAAGCGGTGAAGCAGAACCCCAAGCACCACCCCGAGGGCGACGCGCTCTACCACAGCCTGCAGGTCTTCGAGCTGGCCCGCGACGAGCGCGGGTACGACGAGGAGTTCCTCCTCGCCGCGCTGCTGCACGACGTCGGCAAGGCGATCGACCCGTCGAACCACGTCGGCGCGGGCCTGCAAGCCCTGGAAGGGACGATCACCCCGCGGACCGAGACCCTGATCGCCCTGCACATGGACGCCCTGGCCTACCGCCAGGGGACCCTCGGAGCCCGCGCCCGATCGCGGCTGGAGCAGTCCGAGGAGTTCGAGGACCTGATGCTCCTCCGCGAGCTGGACTCGCGCGGCCGCCGGCCCGGCGCGATCGTCTGCGAGCTGGACGAGGCCCTGGCCTTCATCCGGGACCTCGCCGAGGAGGACGAGGCGTGA
- a CDS encoding tetratricopeptide repeat-containing glycosyltransferase, which yields MNAQDLTVCLGMIVKDEAPVIRRCLESVRPFIDSWVIADTGSSDGTQDLIREALGDLPGTLLQRPWVDFAHNRNEVLAAARDRGAYTFTIDADETLAIDDGFARPSLAADSYNMTVHYGSTCYHRKQLVRSALPWKYRGVLHEYLTCPTARTEAHLPGLRTIVSHDGARAHDPLTYRRDALLLEKALLDEPDDARYVFYLAQSYRDAGDVDLAVRNYQRRLALGGWAEEVWYSLFQIGVLKERRGDPWPEVMAAYLTAFEHSPDRAEPLYQVGMHYQAAREFHTARMFFRFALDAPRPDPQRLFVWRTVYDYLLELEYGVSLYYTGGHDEAIAVADRLLARGTMPPDLARQVATNRRLSVEKLAAGRA from the coding sequence ATGAACGCCCAGGATTTGACCGTCTGCCTCGGCATGATCGTGAAGGACGAGGCCCCGGTGATCCGCCGCTGCCTGGAGTCGGTCCGCCCCTTCATCGACTCGTGGGTGATCGCCGACACCGGCTCGAGCGACGGCACCCAGGACCTGATCCGCGAGGCGCTCGGCGACCTGCCGGGGACGCTCCTCCAGCGGCCGTGGGTCGACTTCGCCCACAATCGCAACGAGGTGCTCGCCGCCGCCCGCGACCGCGGCGCGTACACCTTCACCATCGACGCCGACGAGACCCTGGCGATCGACGACGGCTTCGCCCGGCCGAGCCTCGCGGCCGACTCGTACAACATGACGGTCCACTACGGCTCGACCTGCTACCACCGCAAGCAGCTCGTCCGCAGCGCCCTGCCGTGGAAGTATCGGGGCGTGCTCCACGAGTACCTGACCTGCCCGACCGCGCGGACCGAGGCGCACCTGCCCGGCCTCCGCACGATCGTCAGCCACGACGGCGCGCGGGCCCACGACCCGTTGACCTACCGCCGCGACGCCCTCCTGCTGGAGAAGGCCCTGCTCGACGAGCCCGACGACGCCCGCTACGTCTTCTACCTCGCCCAGAGCTACCGCGACGCCGGCGACGTCGACCTCGCCGTCCGGAACTACCAGCGCCGGCTGGCGCTGGGCGGGTGGGCCGAGGAGGTCTGGTACTCGCTCTTCCAGATCGGCGTCCTGAAGGAACGCCGGGGCGACCCCTGGCCCGAGGTGATGGCGGCCTACCTGACCGCCTTCGAGCACTCGCCCGACCGCGCCGAGCCGCTCTACCAGGTCGGGATGCACTACCAGGCCGCCCGCGAGTTCCACACGGCGCGGATGTTCTTCCGCTTCGCCCTCGACGCGCCGCGGCCCGACCCTCAGCGGCTCTTCGTCTGGCGGACCGTGTACGACTACCTGCTGGAGCTGGAATACGGCGTGTCGCTCTACTACACCGGCGGCCACGACGAGGCGATCGCCGTCGCCGACCGGCTGCTGGCGCGCGGGACCATGCCGCCCGACCTCGCCCGGCAGGTCGCGACCAACCGACGGCTCAGCGTCGAGAAGCTGGCCGCCGGCCGGGCGTGA
- a CDS encoding RNA polymerase sigma factor, whose amino-acid sequence MPSTHDLTRFSIIDGILDRDADRWRDFYAIYKPMLLGYFRKQGLKESDASDLIQDVFLKLLKKIHTYDRERTRFRTWLFTVARNTLIDQARRCLTQKQAIDGWVKEVLNAASDEEDRQREEFERSHHTRVLQFAFEKVRRRSSPRVWSCFELSVIKGLPGAEVARALDVTTNVVYVNSWRVLQAVKKVCHRYDEDLKHEPNDRMS is encoded by the coding sequence ATGCCCAGCACTCACGACCTGACGAGGTTCTCGATCATCGACGGGATCCTCGACCGTGACGCCGACCGCTGGCGAGACTTCTACGCGATCTACAAGCCCATGCTCCTGGGCTACTTCCGCAAGCAGGGGCTCAAGGAGAGCGACGCCTCGGACCTGATCCAGGACGTCTTCCTGAAGCTGCTCAAGAAGATCCACACCTACGACCGCGAGCGGACCCGGTTCCGGACCTGGCTGTTCACGGTGGCCCGCAACACGCTCATCGACCAGGCGCGTCGGTGCCTGACCCAGAAGCAGGCGATCGACGGCTGGGTCAAGGAGGTGCTGAACGCGGCCTCGGACGAAGAAGATCGCCAGCGCGAGGAGTTCGAGCGCAGCCACCACACTCGGGTGCTGCAATTCGCCTTCGAGAAGGTGCGCCGGCGCTCGTCGCCGCGGGTCTGGAGCTGCTTCGAGCTGTCCGTGATCAAGGGGCTCCCCGGCGCCGAGGTCGCCAGGGCGCTCGACGTGACGACGAACGTCGTCTACGTCAATTCCTGGCGGGTCCTCCAGGCGGTCAAGAAGGTCTGTCACCGCTATGACGAGGACCTTAAGCATGAGCCGAACGATCGCATGTCCTGA
- a CDS encoding flavin reductase family protein yields the protein MAIDSLIQRKVMGRFATGVTVVTTGGSMGMHGLTANAVTSLSLDPPLLLVAVDKRSQTLEFLKANRCFAVNILRHDQEEVSQRFARPGPKDFLGLDLTTDATEAPIIAGCLAYADCRLYDVLPGGDHEIFVGEVVGGAVYDGGDPLLYFAGGYRRLAD from the coding sequence ATGGCGATCGATTCGTTGATCCAGCGCAAGGTGATGGGACGGTTCGCGACCGGCGTGACGGTGGTCACCACCGGCGGCTCGATGGGGATGCACGGCCTGACGGCCAACGCCGTGACGTCGCTCTCGCTCGACCCCCCCCTGCTCCTGGTCGCCGTCGACAAGCGGTCGCAGACGCTGGAGTTCCTCAAGGCCAACCGCTGCTTCGCCGTCAACATCCTCCGGCACGATCAGGAGGAGGTCTCCCAGCGGTTCGCCCGGCCCGGCCCGAAGGACTTCCTCGGCCTCGACCTGACCACCGACGCGACCGAGGCCCCGATCATCGCCGGCTGCCTCGCCTACGCCGACTGCCGCCTGTACGACGTCCTCCCCGGCGGCGACCACGAGATCTTCGTGGGCGAGGTCGTCGGCGGCGCAGTGTACGACGGCGGCGACCCCCTCCTCTATTTCGCCGGCGGCTACCGCCGGTTGGCCGACTGA
- a CDS encoding MFS transporter, which yields MDPSAPSAAPENPPSRGLVLGLAPAHLWILLAAALGWLFDAMDQRLFILARTPALRDLSPGVDPASLPTLAGWATALFIAGWATGGLAFGLVGDRWGRVRTMALTILMYSVFTGLSGLARSWPEFAAYRFLCGMGIGGEYAAGVALVAEAMPARARAFCLGLVQAASSIGAILGSGLSLLVGPQSRVGGYEGWRVLFFFGVIPSVLLVLLRFRVPEPDRWIRARDEARRDPQPGRKMGDVREIFSDPKLRRRTLIGMALGMVGQVGLWSIGLYTPELVRDTLFRQHRREVQAELKAGGRDALAIEAIGNQDDLARAWAARTGTDAAPRLAAWKAEADGYVGRGTLLQDVGSFFGAPFCTWIAIRFGRRRAFATAYAMAMASVWLVFGGMSRGPDVYWMLPLLGFCTCGIFGVIVVYLPELYPTRLRTTGMGFCYNMARYLTATGPILLGRLALGVGGYSRAALCMSLIYVLGLLVVPFAPETRDQPLPD from the coding sequence ATGGACCCGTCGGCCCCCTCCGCAGCGCCCGAAAATCCGCCCTCCCGCGGCCTCGTCCTGGGCCTCGCGCCGGCCCACCTGTGGATCCTGCTCGCCGCCGCCCTGGGCTGGCTGTTCGACGCCATGGATCAGCGGCTGTTCATCCTGGCGCGCACCCCCGCTCTCCGCGACCTGTCGCCGGGCGTCGACCCCGCGAGCCTGCCGACGCTCGCCGGCTGGGCCACGGCCCTGTTCATCGCCGGCTGGGCGACCGGCGGCCTGGCCTTCGGCCTGGTCGGCGACCGCTGGGGCCGGGTGCGCACGATGGCGCTCACCATCCTGATGTATTCCGTGTTCACCGGCCTCTCCGGCCTGGCGCGATCGTGGCCCGAGTTCGCGGCCTATCGCTTCCTCTGCGGCATGGGGATCGGCGGCGAGTACGCGGCGGGCGTCGCCCTCGTGGCCGAGGCCATGCCGGCCCGCGCCCGCGCCTTCTGCCTCGGGCTGGTCCAGGCCGCCTCGTCGATCGGCGCGATCCTCGGGTCGGGCCTGAGCCTGCTCGTCGGGCCCCAGTCGCGGGTCGGCGGCTACGAGGGCTGGCGCGTGCTCTTCTTCTTCGGCGTGATCCCCAGCGTCCTGCTCGTCCTTTTGCGGTTCCGCGTCCCCGAGCCCGACCGCTGGATCCGCGCCCGCGACGAGGCCCGCCGCGACCCCCAGCCGGGTCGGAAGATGGGCGACGTCCGCGAGATCTTCTCCGATCCGAAGCTTCGTCGCCGCACGCTGATCGGCATGGCGCTCGGGATGGTCGGCCAGGTCGGCCTCTGGAGCATCGGCCTGTACACGCCCGAACTGGTGCGCGACACCCTCTTCCGCCAGCATCGCCGCGAGGTCCAGGCCGAGCTTAAGGCCGGCGGCCGCGACGCCCTTGCGATCGAGGCGATCGGCAACCAGGACGACCTCGCCCGCGCGTGGGCCGCGCGCACCGGGACCGACGCCGCCCCGCGGCTCGCCGCGTGGAAGGCCGAGGCCGACGGCTACGTCGGCCGGGGGACGCTGCTGCAGGACGTCGGCTCGTTCTTCGGCGCGCCCTTCTGCACCTGGATCGCGATCCGCTTCGGCCGCCGCCGGGCCTTCGCGACGGCCTATGCGATGGCGATGGCGTCGGTCTGGCTCGTCTTCGGCGGGATGTCGCGGGGGCCCGACGTCTACTGGATGCTGCCGCTTTTGGGCTTCTGCACGTGCGGGATCTTCGGCGTGATCGTCGTCTACCTGCCCGAGCTGTACCCGACCCGGCTGCGGACGACCGGCATGGGCTTCTGCTACAACATGGCCCGCTACCTCACCGCCACCGGCCCGATCCTGCTGGGGCGGCTGGCGCTCGGCGTCGGCGGCTACTCCCGCGCGGCGCTCTGCATGTCGCTGATCTACGTCCTCGGCCTGCTCGTCGTCCCCTTCGCCCCCGAGACCCGCGACCAGCCCCTGCCCGACTGA